The DNA segment TATCCCTGCAAGAGAGATGGCTTTTTTGATGCACCCAACTGTTAATCCCCAGTTTTTCTCAAAGTCAAAACTCATAGAGTTAGCAACCCCATCTTCAGCCAAATGCGTCCACTCCTCTTGGGCTACGCTTATCTGATTGCCTTTTGTGTCAAATATAGCTGCTCTAATGCTTCCAGTTCCTGCATCTATTGCCATTAAATAGCTCAAAACTCTATCCTAAAATCTCTAGTTCATCACTATATTTATGCTCACAAAAAGGCTCGTAACTGCTCTTATATACTGCGTAATGAGCTGATGCTTTATGACCATCGAGTGCTGTTTCATCTCTCCATGATTCTACCGCCATAAATTTTCTAGGGTTATTCTCATACTGAAAAATATCATAAAAAATACAACCATCTTCTGCTTTACTTGGGATTACCATAGCAGATAAAAGCTCTTTCATTTTAGCCTCACTACCCTCTTTTGCTATAAAAGTTACTCTCTTTGTTATACTACTCATAATTTTTCTCTCCTTTATTAATTGCGAAGGATTATATCATTAATGATAAAACAAAACGATATGTGTAATAATGTCGCAAAATTTTATGAACTATTATGCAAGGATTATTTGATATGTGCGGAATTGTTGGATATATTGGAAAAAGAAATACTAAAAAAATTTTATTGGATGGACTAAAAGAGTTGGAGTATAGGGGTTATGACTCAGCTGGGATTGCAGTGCTACAAAATGGAGAGTTTTCAAATTTTAAAGCCATTGGAAAACTTGTAAATTTAGAAGAAAAAACAAAAGATTTTATAACTAATGGTTTTGCAATTGGCATCGGTCATACTCGTTGGGCTACTCATGGAAAACCAACTGAGCTAAATGCACATCCACACTTAGGAGAAAGCTCTTATGTGGTTCACAACGGTATCATAGAAAATTATGCAGCCTTAAAAAAAGAGCTTCTTGCTTGTGGAGTGAAATTTTTAAGCCAAACAGACACAGAAGTTATAGTCCATCAGTTTGAGAAAAATCTAAAAAATTCTAAGAATGCTTTTGAAGCATTTTC comes from the Sulfurimonas hongkongensis genome and includes:
- a CDS encoding putative quinol monooxygenase — protein: MSSITKRVTFIAKEGSEAKMKELLSAMVIPSKAEDGCIFYDIFQYENNPRKFMAVESWRDETALDGHKASAHYAVYKSSYEPFCEHKYSDELEILG